Within Streptomyces roseirectus, the genomic segment GTGATGATGAGCTTCTCGCCCGCTTTGTTGACGACGGTCCAGACACCTTCGTCGTCCCCGGCTCCCTCTTTCAACGTACACGGCGGAGACATCCAGTTGAGCGGCTTGTACGCCCGGTCGTCCGCGTGGATCGAGACGCTGCCGTCGGCCTTGACCAGGATCAGACGGGGCGCGGAGGGCAGGTGGGCGGTGAGGCGGCCCGCGTAGTCGACGGAGCAGCGGGCGATGACGAGACGCATGGGCAGCAACGCTACTCGACACTCAGGCGCCGGTGTGAATCGCCCGTCACAAGCGGACCGGAACACGGACACCTCCGGTCACGAACCGTCCAGGCACCGATCAGCCGTCGCCCTTTCCTCCCGAATCCCTCGGGATTCCGGTCATTCGCGCCCTGGCTGATTGTCTCCCTGTCTGCGGGGCCCTAAGTGGCCATTCTCCTGGTGCGGCCACCACCGGTTGCCTACGGTAGTGACCGGGAGGTCGTCGTGCGTGTACTCAGTGTTGCGGGAGACCGGCGCGGCGGGCTCCCCTTTCCCTGCCCGGCAACCCCTGCCGCAATCGGGGGTGCGAGAGGAGTACTCATGTCGCTCGACGTCTCACCGGCCCTGTTGGAACAGGCCGAGCGAGGCGAGGTCGACGAAGCCGAATTCGTCGACTGCGTCCGGACCTCCCTGCCTTACGCGTGGGAGATGATCAGCTCCCTGGTGGCTCAACTGAAGGTGGACGGCGGAGAGTTCGCCGACAACCAGACGCCGCCGCCGAACGAACAGGCCCGCGGACAACTGCTCCGCGCGCTCGCCAGTGACGCGATACGCGGTGCGCTGCAACGGCACTTCGGAGTACGGCTGGCCTTCCAGAACTGCCACCGGGTCGCGGTCTTCCCCCTCGACCCCTCGGCAGACGACCGTCTGGCCCGCTTCACCTCCATCCGAGGCCAACTCCTGAACCAGTCCCCCGAACTCCGGGACTGCTGACCCCAACCCCGTTCGCCTGCCGCTCCACTCGCGGGAGCACAACCAAAATCCAGGACCGGCAGGCGACCGGCACACCAACCACGCTCACGGCTGATGCCCCGCAGACCGGCGTACGACACGAAGCCGGCAGACCGCATCGAAACGCCGACACCTCGAACAGCACACATCGCACCTGAACGACCAGCCCGACACCCCCGCACGGCCACGCCCCCAGCGGAACACCACCACGCGCACACCCCCGTCCGGTCGCGGGCAGTCGCCCCACCCCCTATCCGCACCCGACACCCCTCCCCGCCCCAGCTGCGGGCAGTCGTGCCTCCCCCAAGCTCTTCGAGCAGGGGGTACCCCCAGGCGGCACGGGTGGGCGCAGCGGCCCCCCGCCGGCGCGGGCGAGCGAAACACCCCCCACCCCAGCCCTCACCAAGCCGCACCGACCCACACCCCAGCCCCCACCGACACCCCCACCCCCTCACCCCAACCGCCCCACCACCTCCGCCCCCAGCCGCCGGACGTTCTCCTCCGTGGCCGCCAGGTCCCCCGAGCCCTCGACGAGCAGGGCGAAGCGGGTGATGCCGGTGCGTTCGGAGGTGGCGGAGAGGCGGTCCGCGCAGAGCCGGGGCGTGCCCACCGGGTGCAGCCCGCAGAGGAGTTCCGTGTAGGCGACGGGATCCCGCATGGCCCGCTCCCGCCCGTCGACGGTGACATGCGCACCGAGCCCCTGCCGCAACCACCCCGGCATGGACTTCACCAGCGTCTCGACGGCGTCACTGCGCCGGTCGGCGATCTGGCACACCCCGGCGGACACGTGCGCGGCGAGCGCGATCTCCTCCCGCCCCCGACCGGACTCACGGGCGTGCCGCCGCCAGAGGGCCACCATCTCGGCCTTCTCCTCGTCCCCGATGTGCATCCCGAGCAGCATGGGCAACCCCCGCTCCGCGGCGAGCCGCACACTCGCCGGCGAGGTACAGGCGACCACGACCTCGGGCCCCTCCGCGTCGCACAGCGACTCGGCCGGCCGGGGCACGACCGCGACGTCCCGGAACCGGTACCGCTCCCCCGCCGCCCCCACAGCCGGCTCCCGGAGCCACCGCAGCAACAGGTCGAGCGACTCCGGGAACCCCTTCTCGTACGCCTCGATCCCGCCCCCGAACACTTCGAGGTCGACCCAGGGACCGCCCCGCCCGACCCCGAGCGAGAACCGCCCCCCGCTCGTGAGGTGCAGCAGCGCCGCCTGCTCCCCGAGCGCGACGGGATGCACGGTCGGCAGCACACTGACCGCCGTCCCGACCCGGATCCGCCGCGTCCGCCCGAGCAGCAGCGCCGCGAGGGTGACGGCCGACGGGCACGTCCCGTACGGCACGAAGTGGTGCTCGGCCAGCCAGACGGAGTCGAGCCCGGCCTCCTCGGCGACCTCGGCGGAGCGGACCGCCCGGTGCAGCGCCTCACCCTGACCCTGACCCGGGAACTGGGCCGCCAACACGAAACTTCCAACGCGCATGGCACTTTCCTGCTTCCTTGGCTCCGACGCGGAGCTCCCCCACCCGGCATAACCGTCTGACACGTGCCGAGGACACGGCCTGGCGAAGAGATTTGCGGATTGTCTGGAGAACGGCTCGGAGCCGCCGACCGACCCACCCGCCCCGGGGGGACTTGTGGGCATTGGCCGTTCTTCGCCTACCCCGCATCCCGCCGCGTAGGCTGGACGGAAGCCACGCTTCCCGTCCCGCCCCGTGAGGTGTCCCGTGTCCCCGCGCCGCAACCGCCCCAAGGGCACCGACCTGTCCGGCCCCAGCGCCGGGGACGACCGCGCGAGCCGCTACGGCGGCTGGCAGTCGTCCACCGACTGGGCCGGCGAGGAGTGGAGCGTGCGGCACGTCGCGGGGTCCAGCAGCCAGGGCAAGTCGTACCGCTGCCCCGGCTGCGACCAGCTCATCCCGGACGGCGTCCCGCACGTCGTCGCCTGGCCCGAGTACGCCGGCGTCGACGATCGCCGCCACTGGCACAAGTCCTGCTGGAACGCGCGGGACCGCCGCACCCCAGGGGTCCGACGGTCCCGCAACGCGCCCCGCTTCTGACGGCTCACACGTCCCGCTTCTCCAACAACGCGAACGCCATGCCGAACGCCGCGCCCGTGACGAGGACGGCGACCAGGACCGCGTCCCACGCGGAGGGGCCGGCCTCGGTCAGGGTCTCGGCGTAGAACGTGCTCAGCAGGTTGGGGATCGAGTACTCGATCAGGAAGTCACGCAGGCCCGACAGGGCGTCCGTGAACATGAACAGCGCCAGCACCAGCGGCGCCAGCACGAGCCCGATCATGATGGTGATGGCGCCCGCGGAGTGCCGGACGATCGAGCCGACGGCCAGCGACAGCAGGCCGAGCAGCGCGATGAACAGCGACACCCCGAACGTGCCCTTCACCCAGTCGCCGGTCGTCGGCGTCTTCGCCCCGTCCAGCAGCGCGACGTCCGCGAGGGCCACGATCAGCGTCGCCACGAACGTGAACGCGAACGCGACGGCGAAGAACACCAACGCCTTCGCCGCCAGCACCCGCCCCCGCGAGGGGCACGCCACCATCGTCGTCCGGATCATGCCCGTGCCGTACTCGGACGCCGTCGTCAGCACGCCCAGCGTGATCACGCACATGCTCCCGAGCAACAGCCCGAACACCCCGTACGACAACGGATTGTCGCCCTCCAGGTCATAGGGCCCGGCATTGGCCGACACCAACACCGCCGTCAACAACCCCACCCCCATCACCAGCACCACAAACACCCCGAGCGTCCACATCGTCGACCGCACGGACCGGATCTTCGTCCACTCCGACGCCACGGCATGCCCAAAATGCGTACGCACCACCGGAATCGGCGACGTGTATCCACCACTCATCGAACGTCCTCGGAATCGATCTTCTTGTCGGAGACGGGGGCAGCGGCCCCGGCGTCCCCCTCAGCAGCCGCCGCCAACAACAACGTGCTCGGCTCCCCTTCGGCCCGCACACCCGAACCTGGGGAAGCAGCCGAAGCCGGAGACGCACCCGGAGCGGGGGAAGACACCGGAGCCGGAGACGCCACCGGAGCCGGAGACACCGCCGGAGCCGAGGAAGCCACCGGAGCAGCGGGAGCCGCCGGAGCCTTCGTGAGCGTCCGCGTGCCCGCCTCCCCCGGCGCGGAGCCGGCCCCCGAAGCCCCGGCCCCAGCCGGACCGCCCACCCCGGCCTCCGCCTGACCACCCGCCCCGGCAGCCTGAGCCGCGGCCTCGGCAGGAACCACCGGCGCGGGCCCGAACCCACCCCCGGTCACGCCTTCCTGCTCACTCCCCGCCCGAGCCGAAGCCCCGGGCACCGCAGTCGCAGCCGCAGCGGCCCCCGGTGCACCGCCCTCGGGCCGCGCACCCGGCCCCCCGTCCTGCGCCACAGCCCCGAAACCCTGCCCGGCCGCCGATGCCTGCCCGACGGAACCCCCCGACCCCGCCGCACCCTGCCCACTCCGCGCACCCGACACCCCGCCCTGCGCCACCGGCGGCAGCCCGAAGCCCCCGCCGGTCGCCGGAGCCTGCCCCGCAGGGGCTCCCGGACCCGGCGGACTCACCTGCGGCGCCGGTCCGAAGGTGCCCTGCGCTGCCGGGCCGCCCGGGGCCTGCTGGGGTGGCGGCGGGGCGTACCAGCCCGGCTGGCCCTGGCCGGCTACCGGCATCGGGGGGAGGGCGCCCGGGGGGAGGGGCTGTTGGAGGCCGGACTTCTGGTCGGTGGTGGAGCGGTAGTCGACGGCGGCCTGGGTCATCCGCATGTACGCCTCCTCCAGGGACGCCTGGTGGGGCGAGAGTTCCCAGAGGCGGACGTCCGCGCTGTGGGCGAGGTCGCTGATGCGGGGCAGGGGCAGCCCGGTGACGCGGAGGGCGCCGTCGGACTCCGGGAGGACGTGGCCGCCCGCCTCCGTCAGCGCGGACGTCAGTTTCTCGCGGAGCTGCGGCTGCGCGTCCGGCGTCCGGATCCGCGCGAACCCGGCGGAGTTCGCCTCGATGAAGTCACGCACGCTCATGTCCGCGAGGAGCTGCCCGCGCCCGATGACGATGAGGTGATCGGCGGTGAGCGCCATCTCGCTCATGAGGTGGGAGGAGACGAACACCGTCCGCCCCTCGGCGGCCAGCGACTTCATCAAGTTGCGCACCCAGAGGATCCCCTCGGGGTCGAGCCCGTTGACGGGTTCGTCGAAGAGCAGCACCTGGGGGTCACCGAGCAGCGCCGCCGCGATCCCGAGCCGCTGCCCCATGCCGAGCGAGAACCCCTTGGACCGCTTCCCGGCGACGCCTTGGAGCCCGACGACGCCCAGCACCTCGTCCACCCGCCGCGCGGGGATCCCGGAGAGCTGCGCGAGGCACAGGAGGTGATTGCGCGCCGACCGCCCCCCGTGCACGGCCTTCGCGTCGAGCAGCGCCCCCACGTGCCGCGCGGCGTTCGGCAGCTGCCGGTACGGGTGCCCGCTGATCGTGACCGAACCGGCCGTCGGATTGTCGAGCCCGAGGATCATCCGCATCGTCGTCGACTTGCCGGAGCCGTTCGGCCCGAGGAACCCGGTGACGGCGCCCGGACGCACCCGGAAGGACAGATTGTGCACAGCGGTCTTGTCGCCGTAGCGCTTGGTCAGGCCGACTGCCTCGATCATGCTCCGCACCCATCGCAAGGTTCAGGACAGCGGGGCGCACGCCCCCCGTAAGAGTTAGGAGCTTATCGGGGAGCTGACGGTTCCGGCCAAGACCGAGTAAAGCCCCCCGCCCGGCCCGCGCAGCGCTACGCGTCCCGCCGCTTGAGCAGCAGATACCCCCCGAGCAGTGCCACGACCACCCACACCACCATGATCGCGAGCCCGCCCCACGGCCCGTACGGGGTGTCGTCGTCGATCGGCGTCACCACCCGCATGATCTTGCTCCCCGCCTGGTCCGGCAGGTACTGCCCGACCTTCTTCGTCGCGGAGACGTTCCCGAGGATGCCCGAGACGAGGAAGAAGAACGGCATGAGGATGCCGAGGGAGAGCATCGGCGAGCGCAGCATCGTCGCGATGCCCATCGAGAACAGCGTGATCAGCGCCATGTAGAGCCCACCGCCGATGACGGCCCGCAGCACCCCGGGGTCCCCGATGTCCGCGCGCAGCGAGCCGAGCAGCGACTGCCCGAGGAAGAACGCGGCGAAGCTGGTGACCATCCCGACGGCCAGCGCGAGCCCGGCGGCGACGGCGATCTTGCTCAGGTAGAAGGTGCCCCGCTGCGGTACGGCCGCGAGCGAGGTGCGGATCATGCCGGTGCTGTACTCGTTCGACACCACCAGCACCCCGAACACGATCATCGCGAGCTGCCCGAGCGACATCCCGACGAAGCTGATGTTCGTGGGGTCGAAGGAGAGCTTGTCGTCGCGGCTGAGGTCGTCGAACTGGCTCTTCGACAGGGCCGAGAACGTCATGCCGAGCCCGATCGAGACGACGGCCGCGAGCGAGAGCGTCCAGACGGTCGACGCGACGGACCGGATCTTCGTCCACTCCGACTGCACGACCTGCGTGACCTGGGTGACGGCCATCTCAGTCCTTCCTCCAGCCGTCGCCCCACTCCTGCGGCGCGGGCTCGTCCGTGTGCGCGTGGTATTCGACCGACTCGGCGGTCAGCTGCATGAACGCCTCTTCCAGCGACGCCTGCTGCGGGCTCAGTTCGTGCAGCACGAGCTGGTGCTGGGCGGCCAGCTCACCGATCTGCTCGGCCTTGCTGCCGTCGACCTCCAGGACGCCGCTGCCGCTCTCGACGACCGTCACGCCCGCCTGGTGCAGCACGTCGAGCATCCGCTCGCGCTGCGGGGTGCGGATGCGGACGTAGGAGCGGGAGTTGCGGGCGATGAAGTCCGCCATGGAGGTGTCCGCGAGGAGGCGGCCCTGGCCGATGACGACCAGGTGGTCCGCCGTCAGCGCCATCTCGCTCATCAGGTGCGAGGAGACGAACACCGTGCGGCCCTGGGCCGCGAGGGATTTCATCAGGTTGCGGATCCAGTGGATGCCCTCGGGGTCGAGGCCGTTCACCGGCTCGTCGAACATCAGGATGCGGGGGTCGCCGAGCAGCGCCGCCGCGATGCCGAGCCGCTGGCCCATGCCCAGCGAGAACCCCTTCGCCTTCTTCTTCGCGACGGACGTCAGGCCGACGGTGTCCAGAACCTCGTCCACCCTGCGGCGCGGGATGCCGTTGCTCTGCGCGAGGAACAGGAGGTGGTTGAAGGCGCTCCGGCCGCCGTGCGTCGCCTTCGCGTCGAGGAGCGCGCCGATGTACTTGAGGGGTTCCTTGAGCGCGTCGTAATGCTGCCCGTCGATCCGCACGTCCCCCGACGTGGGCCGGTCGAGACCCAGCATCATCCGCATGGTCGTGGACTTCCCGGCCCCGTTGGGCCCCAGAAACCCCGTCACGATCCCCGGCCGGACGGCGAAGGTGAGGTTGTTCACCGCCACCTTCTCCCCGTACCGCTTGGTCAGCCCCTCAAGCTCGATCATGCGCCCCACGCTAGGGGGCCGACCACGCCGTTGCCACCGGAAAAGACGAACGCCCGATAACAGCTGAGCGAAGCCCCCACCGCCCACCGCCCGGCACACCCTGCCCCCGGCCCAGCCCCACGCCCCGACAGCCGCGCGGGGCACACGGCTCACCCAGCCGTCCCGGCGCGGGGACGCGGACCGCCGTAGCAGCTCGGACTGCCATGGCGGCGCGGAATTTCGTGGCAGCGCGACTCGGTACGGCGGCGCAGACCGCCGTGGCGACGCGACTCGGCGCGGCAGCGCAGACCGCCGTGGCAGCGCGACTCGGCGCGGCAGCGCGGAATGCCGTGGCAACGCGACTCGGCGCGGCAGCGCAGACCGCCGTGGCGACGCGACTCGGCGCGGCAGCGCAGACCGCCGTAGCAGCGCGACTCGGCGAGGCAGCGCGCCCCCGGTACGGCTGCCGCGGTACGGCTGCCCGCCCTGGTACGGCCGCGTGCCGCATACGGCTGCGCGGCCCGCGCCCCGGCCCGTGGGCACCGGGCGCGCCGCTGCTCAGATCACCGACGCCGACGCCGAGTCGGCCGCGCTCGGGGACCCCGGCGCGCTGGGCGCGGGGCCGCTCGCCGAGGTCGACGTGGACGGGGTGCCGTCGGGGGTGGTGGGACTGCTGGACGGGGACTCCGACGCCGGGGGCGGGGAGTCGGACGGGGTCGGCGACGGCGACTGGCTCGGCGTGGGCGACGGTGGTGTCGTGCTCGGCGTCGGCTTCGGCGACGTACCCCCCGTGGTCCCGCCCGTCGACCCCGGCGAGCCACCGGTCGTACCGCCGTTCGTCGTGGGCGCCGACTCGGTGGGGGTCGGGTCGTCGGAGGTGCCCATGGTCCCGTCGGGGCCGGGGTCGGTGGGGCTGGGCCTGCTGGTGGGGTCGCCGACACCGCCGGTCCCGGCACCGGAGCCGGCCCCGCCGGCCCCCGAGCCACCGCCGGACGCGCCGGGGTTGCCGTCGTCGAGCCCCCCGTCGTCGAGCCCGGCGCTGGTGGAGGGCGTGACCTGCCGCGACGGGTCGTCCGCCCCCTTGTCAGACGTCGCCCCGAGCCCGACGACCGTCCCGAGCACGGCGACGAGAAGCGCACCCGCGCCGGCCGCGACGAGGTTGCGGCGGGCGATACCGCGCAGGGTGCGCCGGTGCTGGGCGGGCGCCGCCCCCACGGCCCGCTGCTGCTGCGTCGCCGCAGTCCCGGTGAACCCCCGGCCCGAACCGGCCGCGAATCCAGCCGTGGCCCCCGACGCGTACCCGGCACCGGAAGCAGCCGTGGATCCTGACCCGTACCCGGCACCAGAAGCCGCCGTGGCCCCTGCCCCGAACCCGGATGCGGCCGTAGCTCCCGGCACAAAGCCGGTTCCGGCAGCGGGCGTGCCCCCCGCCGGAGTCCCGGCCGGGAACCCCCCGGCGGAACCCACCGGTGAGCCGGCCCCGCTCGCCGCGCCGAACCCCGCCCCCGACATCCCCGTCCCCGACATCCCCGCCCCCGGCAGCCCCGCCCCCGGCGATCCGGCCCCCGGCAACACCACCCCCGGCACATCCCCCGACCGGTCCGCGACCAGCGCCAGCGCGCGGCGCCCCGCGACCGTCCCCCGCTTGTCCGCGAGAGCCCCCCGCAGCCCGATGGACGTCTCCAGCTCGGAGCGGGCCCGGTCGAGCTGCCCGGCGAGGATCGCGTACACGCCGAGTTCGTGGTGGAAGTACGCCTGGTCGGCGACCTCGCCGGACAGCCGCGCGGCCTCGGCGCCGGCGCGCAGGGCGCGTTCCCAGGCGGCGAAGTGCAGCCCGGCGGCGAGCGCGGGGACGGCGGTGCGGGCGAGCTGGACGGCCGTGGACTGCTCGCCCTCGGCGGGCGGCGTGGCGAGCGGCGCGACGACGGTCAGCGCGGCGAGGATCGCGTCGGCCTCGGCGCGGACCCGCTCCGGCGTGACGGAGGGGTGCCCGGTCCACCAGGCGTAGTGCGCGGCGGCGGCCTGCGCGAGGGCGCGCGGCTCGTCGGCGTACCCGGCGGCTTCGAGCTGGCCCTGGATGCCGGCGGCGAGCCGGTAGCGGGGGCCGACGGGGGTGACGAGACCGCAGGTGACGAGTTCACCGAGGGCCGCGTCCGCGTGGGTGTCACCGACCAGCGCGGGCAGATGAGCCTGGTGCGGGACCTCGCCGCCGAGGGCGATGGCGAAGCGCAGGGCGGCGCGGGCGGCGGGGCTGAGCCGGGCGGCGAGCAGCGCGGCGGGGCCTGCGGCCTGGCCGAGGGAGGGGAGCGGTATCTCCTCCTCGGGTTCGGTGTCCTGCGGGCCGGCCGGGCGGGCGTCCTCGAAGACGCCGTACTCGTCGACGGCGTCGGCGGTGGCCCGGACCTGGTCGCGCTGCTGGAGCAGGGCGCCGGCCTGCACGAACCTGAGGGGCAGCCCCTCGGACTCGAACCACAGGTCGCCGGCCCAGTTGGCCTCCTCCTCGGTGAGGACACGGCCGACGGCGCGTTCGATGAGGTCGATGCCGCCCGCCCGGTCGAGCCCGCCGAGCGTGACCTCCTCGACGGCCGAGCCCGCCGACGGCAGCGGCGTCTCGCCGGTCGCGCCGAACAGGAACGCGCACTCGGGGGTCGCCGCGAGCAGCCCGTCCAGCTCGGCGCCGCCGAACTCCAGGTCGTCCACGACGACGACGGCGCCGATCTCACGCACCAGCACGAGGAGTTCGCCGTGCAGCGGGCGGTGCAAGGGGGCGTCGTACACGGCGTGGAACAGCTCGTGCAGCAGCTCGTCCGCGCCGCGCCCGTACCCGCTGAGGCGGACGACGCCGTCGGGGGCGAGGTCCGCGCAGTCCTCGGCGACGAGGTCGAGGAGGCGGGTGCGGCCGGAGCCGGCGGGGCCGGTGAGGCGTACGGAGCGGCCGCGCGCGATGAGCCGGACCAGTTGCTCGCGCTCCTCCTGGCGGCCGAGCAGCGGGGGCGGCGCCGGGACGTGCCCCGCGGGCACCGGGGGTCTGGCGGCGCGGTCCGCCTCGGCGCGGGCCTCGGCGGTGCGGCGGACGGGGGTGTCGGGGCGCTCGGTCGGCGGGCACAGCTCTATCTCGCTGCCGTCGACCGGGTTGACGGTGAGCAGGTGCTCGCCGGCGACGATCTCGACGGTGCGCGCCGGGGTCGGCGCGTGCTGGCCGAAGTCCGGCGCGAGGGGGTCCCTGGTGGGACGCGGGCGCGGCGCGCGGCCGTCCTGTCCGGTGTCCTCGGGCTCCCGGGTGTTCGGGTCCATCGGTCAAGCCCCCCAAAAGCGTCGTGTGGTGGTGTGGCCCTTCCCGGCCTTGTCGCACACTGCGCTGTCGCTTCTGGTCCGGTGCCCGCCAGAGGGCTGAGGGCGGCGGGCAGACGAACCGTAAACCTTCGCACAGTATCTCCGACAGCCCGGGGGTACCGCGCCGCCCGAGACGTCACGGTCCGGTGAGGATTGCGCGGGTGACCTGCCGGTGTCAGAACCCGCTGGTGTCAGGCCCGACGCTGGTGCCGGGCCCCGCCGGTGTCAGACCCTGGGCAGGGACTCGGCCGCGAGGCCGCCCTCGATGGCGAGGATGCGGTGGAGGCGGGTGGCGACCAGCAGGCGTTGCAGTTGCGGGGGGACGCCGCGCAGGACCAGGCGCCGGCCCTCCCGGCCCGCCCTGCGGTGCACGCCCATGATCACGCCGAGTCCGGTGGCGTCCCAGAAGTCCAGTTCGGACAGGTCCAGCACCAGATCGCCGACTCCGTCGTCGACGGCGGCGTGCAGGACCGTACGGGCGTCCGCCGCGCTGTGCACGTCCAGCCGACCCCCGACGACCACCTCGGTGTGGTCGCCCCTGATGTGCATATGCGCTCCCCTGCGTCGGTATCGCATCGTCTGACTGCCCCGGGTGGCCGGAGGTTGCCGTCTGTGAGCGAACCGATACCGAATTCACTCGCAGGGGTGAGGCTGGTGGGACGTGTGCGGTTCGCGTTCCCTGCCGCCACTGACCACCCCGACACGGCGAACCCACCCCGGTCCGCCGACCCTTGGCCCGGACCTTAGCGGGATCGGGGCGCTCTGTGACGGCTTAGTAACGCGCGTCACGTGTGTTCTGGCGGACATCACACAAACAGCCCCCGCCCGGTCACAACTACCCTGGCCCCATGGTCAATCTGACGCGCATCTACACCCGCACCGGCGACCAGGGCACCACCAACCTCGGCGACCTGAGCCGCGTCCCCAAAACCGACCTCCGCATCGCGGCCTACGCCGACGCGAACGAGGCCAACGCGACACTGGGCACCGCGATCGCCCTGGGCGCCCTCCCCGACGACGTGGTGAAGGTCCTCACCCGCGTCCAGAACGACCTCTTCGACGTGGGCGCGGACCTCTCCTGCCCCGTAGTGGAGAACCCCGAATTCCCCCCACTCCGCGTGGAACAGTCCTACATCGACCGCCTGGAACAGGACTGCGACCACTACAACGCCCGCCTCGAAAAACTCCGCTCCTTCATCCTCCCGGGCGGAACCCCCGGCGCCGCCCTCCTCCACCACTCCTGCACCGTCGTCCGCCGAGCCGAACGCTCCACCTGGGCCGCCCTCGAAGCCCACGCCCCCACCATGAACCCCCTCACCGCCACCTACCTCAACCGCCTCTCCGACCTCCTCTTCATCCTGGCCCGCACGGCCAACAAGGAGACCGGCGACGTCCTGTGGGTCCCGGGCGGCGAACGCTGAGCGGAGTCAGGGGCGCCGATAGACATCCCTGCGGTGACCGACCCGGACGACGAGGATGATGAGCTTGCCGTCGTCGATCCGATAGGCGATCCGGTACATCCCGACACGCAGCCGGTAGAGGTCGTCGGCCCCGGACAGCTTCTTCACGTCCGCGTCGTCACGATAAGGGTCGTCCCCCAGGCGACTCAGCGCATGCAAGACGCGCAGTGCGGTCGTCTGGTCCAGAGTTCTCAACTGACGCCGGGCGGCAGCCGTGAACTCGAAGGCGTACTTCACGCGGCGCCTTCCTCTGAGACGTTCGCCGGGGGTCCGAAGATGTCCGCCAGTACGTCCGCCAGCGTGGCGCGCGGAGCGTCGCCTTCTTCCGCGAGCGTCTGAAGGGCCTCACGTGCCAGCAATTCGTCAGCCGCTTCCTCCAGCGCGCTGTACTCCTCTATCGGAACAAGGGCCGCCACAGGCGTGCCGCCCCGCGTGATGACCGTCGGCTCCCCTTCCTCCGCCTGATCAAGCAGCCGCGCAAGGTTGGCTCGAAGCTCGCGTACAGAGATGGAGTCGTCCATGACTCCAGTGTACCCACTTTCGTGTACACCCCGGCTCGACGCACCCCACCGCTTCCCGCACGCCCCCGCGTCGGGCATCACCACTGCGCCTTCTCCTTCGCTCGCTCCTCCACCCCCTCCGGTGCCCGCTTCGGGAACACCGTGTAGGCCGCCGCGATGATCACGTTGATGCCGATGACGAAGAACATG encodes:
- a CDS encoding type II toxin-antitoxin system Phd/YefM family antitoxin → MDDSISVRELRANLARLLDQAEEGEPTVITRGGTPVAALVPIEEYSALEEAADELLAREALQTLAEEGDAPRATLADVLADIFGPPANVSEEGAA
- a CDS encoding type II toxin-antitoxin system RelE family toxin; translated protein: MKYAFEFTAAARRQLRTLDQTTALRVLHALSRLGDDPYRDDADVKKLSGADDLYRLRVGMYRIAYRIDDGKLIILVVRVGHRRDVYRRP